From the genome of Streptomyces sp. NBC_01317, one region includes:
- the ligD gene encoding non-homologous end-joining DNA ligase has translation MVGVKHAAETDSVRAGNRTVPIHRPAKVLFPSTGHGTGLTKADLVEYYRSVAPYMLPELKGRPLMLERHPDGLDGPRFMQKNTPDSYPEWVRRTELAKKGGTVTHTVCDNTATLVFLADQACLTFHRWQSRADRPDTPDRLVFDLDPAEDNFGPVRRAATQLGELLTELRLPSALLTTGSRGLHVIVPLDGRSGFDEVRAFAGEVAETLAARDPGRLTTEVRTGARGGRLYLDIQRNGYAQTAVAPFSVRARQGAPVATPISWDQLADPEVTARRWTVRDALDQAKTRPWSGVPARGRSLTAAGRRLRSLKA, from the coding sequence GTGGTCGGGGTGAAGCACGCGGCGGAGACGGATTCCGTCCGGGCGGGGAACAGGACCGTACCGATCCACCGCCCGGCGAAGGTGCTGTTCCCCTCCACCGGTCACGGCACCGGCCTGACGAAGGCGGACCTGGTGGAGTACTACAGGTCCGTCGCGCCGTACATGCTGCCGGAGTTGAAGGGCAGGCCGCTCATGCTGGAGCGGCACCCGGACGGGCTCGACGGACCCCGCTTCATGCAGAAGAACACCCCGGACAGCTATCCGGAGTGGGTACGCAGGACTGAGCTGGCGAAGAAGGGCGGGACGGTCACCCACACCGTGTGCGACAACACCGCCACACTGGTGTTCCTGGCGGACCAGGCGTGTCTGACGTTCCACCGCTGGCAGTCCCGCGCGGACCGTCCCGACACCCCCGACCGGCTGGTCTTCGACCTGGACCCGGCGGAGGACAACTTCGGGCCCGTACGGCGCGCGGCCACTCAGCTCGGCGAACTCCTCACCGAACTGCGCCTGCCCAGCGCCCTGTTGACGACCGGCTCCCGGGGACTGCACGTGATCGTCCCGCTGGACGGCCGCAGCGGCTTCGACGAGGTGCGCGCGTTCGCCGGCGAGGTCGCGGAGACGCTGGCGGCCCGCGACCCCGGCCGGCTGACGACGGAGGTACGGACGGGGGCGCGCGGCGGCCGCCTGTACCTGGACATCCAGCGCAACGGCTACGCGCAGACGGCCGTGGCGCCGTTCTCCGTACGGGCGAGGCAAGGCGCCCCGGTCGCGACCCCGATCAGCTGGGACCAGCTGGCGGACCCGGAGGTGACGGCGAGGCGCTGGACGGTACGGGACGCCCTGGACCAGGCGAAGACGCGCCCCTGGTCAGGGGTCCCGGCCAGGGGCAGGTCACTGACGGCAGCCGGCAGACGCCTGAGGTCCCTGAAGGCGTAG
- a CDS encoding tetratricopeptide repeat protein — translation MNENSYYEYGTAAERWDRARLFFDAKEYGTAARILGALVEEVPEQVAPRLLLARAYYHSARLAKAETELLAVLDRDPVEHYARLMLGRTLERQGRAAEAAPHLRLAAALAGDFPQR, via the coding sequence ATGAACGAGAACAGCTACTACGAGTACGGAACGGCCGCCGAGCGCTGGGACCGCGCCCGGCTGTTCTTCGACGCCAAGGAGTACGGCACCGCCGCGCGCATCCTCGGCGCCCTCGTCGAGGAGGTCCCGGAGCAGGTCGCCCCGCGGCTGCTGCTCGCCCGCGCCTACTACCACTCCGCGCGCCTCGCCAAGGCCGAGACCGAGCTGCTCGCCGTGCTCGACCGCGATCCCGTGGAGCACTACGCCCGGCTGATGCTCGGCCGCACCCTGGAGCGCCAGGGCCGCGCCGCCGAGGCCGCCCCTCACCTGCGTCTGGCCGCCGCCCTGGCCGGGGACTTCCCCCAGAGGTAA
- a CDS encoding pirin family protein, protein MSNLDRQAAVTVCGGRGFVVAEPVRELLSPRRVQLGESTEVRRLLPNLGRRMVGAWAFVDHYGPDDIADESGMQVPPHPHIGLQTVSWLHEGEVLHRDSLGSLQTVRPRELGLMTSGRAISHSEESPRPHARFLHGAQLWVALPDAHRNVEPHFQHHANLPTVTAPGLTATVILGTLDGTTSPGTTYTPLVGADLALTAGTETHLPLDPDFEYAILSMSGASEVDGVPVLPGSMLYLGSGRTHLPLRADSDAGLMLLGGEPFEEEIVMWWNFIGRSNEDIKQARSEWESGTRFGTVHGYDGPPLPAPELPPVPLKSRGRVR, encoded by the coding sequence ATGAGCAATCTTGATCGTCAGGCCGCCGTCACTGTTTGCGGCGGTCGCGGGTTTGTCGTGGCCGAGCCGGTACGTGAGCTGCTGAGCCCGCGCCGGGTCCAGCTGGGGGAGTCCACGGAGGTCCGCAGACTGCTGCCCAACCTGGGCCGCCGCATGGTCGGCGCGTGGGCGTTCGTCGACCACTACGGCCCCGACGACATCGCCGACGAGTCCGGGATGCAGGTGCCGCCCCACCCGCACATCGGGCTCCAGACGGTCAGCTGGCTGCACGAGGGCGAGGTGCTGCACCGCGACAGCCTCGGCAGCCTCCAGACCGTCCGCCCGCGCGAGCTGGGCCTGATGACCTCGGGCCGGGCGATCTCCCACTCGGAGGAGAGCCCCCGCCCCCACGCCCGCTTCCTGCACGGCGCCCAGCTCTGGGTGGCCCTCCCCGACGCCCACCGGAACGTGGAGCCGCACTTCCAGCACCACGCGAACCTCCCGACGGTCACGGCCCCCGGCCTGACGGCCACGGTCATCCTGGGCACGCTGGACGGCACGACCTCACCGGGCACGACGTACACCCCCCTGGTGGGCGCCGACCTGGCGCTCACAGCGGGCACGGAGACCCACCTCCCCCTGGACCCGGACTTCGAATACGCGATCCTGTCGATGTCGGGCGCGTCCGAGGTGGACGGCGTACCGGTACTCCCCGGCTCCATGCTCTACCTGGGCAGCGGCCGCACCCACCTCCCCCTCCGCGCGGACTCCGACGCGGGCCTGATGCTCCTGGGCGGAGAGCCGTTCGAAGAAGAGATCGTGATGTGGTGGAACTTCATCGGACGGTCCAACGAGGATATCAAACAGGCCCGTTCGGAGTGGGAGTCAGGCACCCGCTTCGGCACGGTGCACGGCTACGACGGCCCCCCGCTCCCCGCTCCCGAACTGCCCCCGGTCCCGCTGAAATCGCGTGGACGAGTGCGCTGA